From one Culex quinquefasciatus strain JHB chromosome 3, VPISU_Cqui_1.0_pri_paternal, whole genome shotgun sequence genomic stretch:
- the LOC6051030 gene encoding uncharacterized protein LOC6051030 isoform X3, with the protein MLSHKIYKLLCYLAAIANIALVLEIIVNVALPARSRVATDLLISPCMANIVLAVLLIMGVAKRMPSFIRVFLIFMYVQIVFLLLVAVYTYRLVVHGRHELRMAAHGACMLIALFGLEAMIASGGLKAVLSEYTPLQEGTVMFQPLV; encoded by the exons ATGTTATCCCACAAGATCTACAAGCTGCTGTGCTACCTGGCGGCCATCGCGAACATCGCACTCGTACTGGAAATCATCGTGAACGTGGCCCTTCCGGCGCGCTCTCGAG TAGCCACCGACCTGCTGATCTCGCCATGCATGGCCAACATCGTGCTGGCGGTGCTGCTCATCATGGGCGTGGCCAAGCGGATGCCGTCCTTTATTAGGGTGTTCCTGATCTTTATGTACGTGCAGATTGTGTTCCTTCTGCTGGTGGCCGTCTACACGTACCGACTGGTGGTCCACGGAAGGCACGAGCTGAGGATGGCCGCCCACGGTGCTTGCATGCTGATAG cTCTCTTTGGACTGGAAGCGATGATCGCCTCTGGTGGACTGAAGGCGGTTCTTTCGGAGTATACTCCGCTGCAGGAGGGAACGGTCATGTTCCAGCCACTTGTTTGA
- the LOC6051030 gene encoding uncharacterized protein LOC6051030 isoform X4 yields MLSHKIYKLLCYLAAIANIALVLEIIVNVALPARSRATDLLISPCMANIVLAVLLIMGVAKRMPSFIRVFLIFMYVQIVFLLLVAVYTYRLVVHGRHELRMAAHGACMLIALFGLEAMIASGGLKAVLSEYTPLQEGTVMFQPLV; encoded by the exons ATGTTATCCCACAAGATCTACAAGCTGCTGTGCTACCTGGCGGCCATCGCGAACATCGCACTCGTACTGGAAATCATCGTGAACGTGGCCCTTCCGGCGCGCTCTCGAG CCACCGACCTGCTGATCTCGCCATGCATGGCCAACATCGTGCTGGCGGTGCTGCTCATCATGGGCGTGGCCAAGCGGATGCCGTCCTTTATTAGGGTGTTCCTGATCTTTATGTACGTGCAGATTGTGTTCCTTCTGCTGGTGGCCGTCTACACGTACCGACTGGTGGTCCACGGAAGGCACGAGCTGAGGATGGCCGCCCACGGTGCTTGCATGCTGATAG cTCTCTTTGGACTGGAAGCGATGATCGCCTCTGGTGGACTGAAGGCGGTTCTTTCGGAGTATACTCCGCTGCAGGAGGGAACGGTCATGTTCCAGCCACTTGTTTGA
- the LOC6051030 gene encoding uncharacterized protein LOC6051030 isoform X2 — MISGRNYKILTYIFGCIHIFFILVILSQAAVPIVTDWIAAVSITSPCALNIVFALFWMIGTGMHRPLMINIFKYFSYGQMTVIAALTVWFVVQCVLNGGQFHLYLVIFIMMSLFVLSVMEVFVATGAHRAVLEDLVGARMRAVEMTEWNG, encoded by the exons ATGATTTCCGGTAGAAACTACAAAATCCTAACCTACATCTTCGGATGCATTCACATTTTCTTCATTCTGGTCATCCTGAGCCAGGCCGCGGTTCCCATCGTAACCGACT GGATCGCGGCCGTCTCGATCACTTCACCGTGTGCCTTAAACATCGTGTTCGCCCTGTTCTGGATGATCGGAACGGGTATG CACCGCCCTCTGATGATAAACATCTTCAAGTACTTCTCGTACGGCCAGATGACAGTGATAGCTGCGCTGACGGTGTGGTTCGTCGTGCAGTGCGTCCTAAACGGGGGCCAGTTCCATCTCTACCTCGTGATCTTCATCATGATGTCGTTGTTTG ttCTGTCAGTGATGGAGGTTTTTGTTGCAACTGGTGCCCATCGCGCGGTGCTCGAGGATCTGGTGGGTGCCCGGATGCGAGCCGTCGAGATGACCGAGTGGAACGGTTGA